The segment AGATTTTTATCTTCATTGTTTTTTTTACTGTTGATTGCGCTATCAATACGTAGTTTTTTATTCGAGCCATTTTATATACCTTCTGGTTCAATGAAAAGCACCCTACTTGAAGGGGATTACATTTTTACTAGTAAATATTCATACGGCTACAGTAAACACTCCTTTCCATTTTCTCCAAACATTTTTAGCGGCAGGATTTTTTACACCCCTCCAAAGCGTGGCGACATAGTAGTTTTCAAACCCACAAGAAACGACAGTATCAGGTTTGTTAAGCGAGTAATAGGAACACCGGGCGACAAAGTGCAAATGATAGAGGGAGAATTATACCTAAATGATCAGAAAGTAGAGCGAAGGCAAATTGAAAGTTTTTTTGATTATGAGTCAAATCGTAACATACCAAGATATATAGAAACGCTTTTAAGTGGCAAGGAACATGAGATTTTGGTAGATAACATTTCTAATAAGCTATCATATAACACTCCGGTTTATTATGTACCTAACGATCAATTTTTTGTTATGGGAGACAATAGAAATAATTCTTTGGATAGCAGGTTTCCTGAAGTTGGTTTTGTACCAATGGAAAATATCATTGGGCGTGTAAGCATAGTTGGTTTATCATTTAAATTAGGAAAGGTCGATTGGTTACCATTTAATTTCAGGTTACCTGTTGCTTTGAGGTTAAATAGGGTATTGCACAAGGTTGTGTAAGCTTTTTCTACCTATTTGTTAATTCACACAACTCTAAAGAGGAATTTTCTAACTCGGCAATAGCGTTGTTAATTTCATTTAAGTCATTGCCTTGTAAAGCGTTTTTTGCATTTTGTAATAGGTTTTTCAACTTTTGATCAGTGGAAAAGTTATTATTGTTTTCAACCAAGTGTATGAGTTTATTTCCATTAATTTTAGCACCTGCAAGGGAACGAGCCTTCATATCTTCATCAAAGCTGTTTATTGACTGGTTAACCATATTTTGAACATCAGCTTCACTCAAGCCAAAACTTGAATTTACTTCAACTGTCTGCTCGATTCCAGTAGTTTTTTCTCTTGCAGTAACAGTCAAGATTCCGTCAACGTTAACTGTGAATTCTATTTCAATTCTTGCAGAACCTGCAGGCAGTGGCGGTATACCTTTTAGTTCAAACTGCGCTAGAGATTTGTTATCCTCTATCATTTCACGTTCTCCCTGACAAACGTGAATTTTCATTGCTGTTTGCCTATCAACATAAGTTGTAAACTCTTTTATCTCTGAAACTGGTAGTGGCGTATTTCTTGGTATGATTTTTTCAACTATGCCTCCCATAGTTTCTATGCCAAGTGATAAAGGTAGAACATCCAGGAGAATATTCCTATCTTTTGAGCTCGAAGTTAAATCATGAGCCTGCAGAGCTGCCCCAATGGCAACTGCTTTATCTGGATCTACGTCATTCAGTACTTTATTTCCAAAGAGTTTGACTAGTGAATTTTGAACCAATGGTGTTCTAGTTGCACCACCAACTAAAATTACTCCTCTTATATCGTCAATTTTAAGATCTACGTCGCTTATAGTACGAGTAACTATATTGATAGTCCTATTAACTAAAGGACTTATTGCCTGTTCAAATTCTTCTCTGGTAATTTCACATTTAAATAATTCGCCACTAACAACTCGGTTAGATGTCATTTCAGCGCGTGACGCTGAAATCCACATATTTTTTTCTTCCTGGATCCCAGTGTCACGCACTGGGATGACAGGGTAAGGTCTAATGTTGAATTCAAAAATGCCTGAGGTGTTTTCGCTCAGATATTCTTTTACAATACGTGATTCAATAAGTGTTGTCATTCCAGTGCTTGACACTGGAATCCACATGTCTTTTTCTTCCTGGATCCCAGTGTCAGCTACTTGGATGACATCAAGGTAGGCTGATTCTTTACTTAAATATTGGTAGCCTATTTTTTCTCTATACTTATTAAGCACAATTGAACTCAGAAGATGATCAAAATCATCACCGCCGAGTTTGGTATCACCACCAACCGCAAGAACTTGAAACACTCCTTGATGCAATTTCAATATCGAAATATCAAATGTTCCTCCACCAAGGTCATAAACTGCATATATTCCACTGTTATTGTTCTTTTCAATGGAGTAAGAAAGCGCTGCAGCGGTTGGCTCGTTAACGAGGCGAAGAACTTCTATGCCAGCTAATCTTGCTGCATATTTGGTTGCGTTACGTGCTGAATCGTCAAAGTAAGCTGGCACAGTAATCACTGCTTTTTTTACTTCCAGCCCCTTAGACTTTTTTACCCTCTCACGTAAAGCTTTTAATATCTCAGCAGAAATCTCAACAGGAGTAAGATACTTTTCCTCTGCGCATTTTATTCTAATAACTTTTTCGCTTTCATGATCTATTTCAAAATTGACGCCTTCTTTATTTAATTCTTCAACACTTTTACCCATTAAACGCTTTATTGAGTAGATTGCATTTTGACCGACATCGTAGCCAGTTTTCAATGTATTATTTTCATATGAAAGAGCAGAAGGCAGCAGTTCTCTTCCTTGTTCATCTTTAAATATCTCCACATTGCCAGCTTTATTTACCATGGCAATCAAAGAATTGGTAGTACCAAGATCTATACCAAAAACTACTTCATTTGAATTTGGTTCAGAAATTTGAATTGGTTGCATTCTTTTTCACCTCCTCAAATGACTTATATAAATATTTCAATCTTAAGACTTGTGTAGCAGCTCCATCAAAATTCTTTACAGCAAAAGTGTTAATTAGGTTTTTAACGCAATCTTTTATTTTTTCATCAATCATCCTGCTTGCAAATTGTAGATCGTCGCATTCCAGCAAATATTCTCTTATTTCCATTGATTCATTTAATATTTCAGAATTCGGATGATCCTTTGCCACACCAAAAAGATTCAACAAATGCTCGGCACGTTCTAGTGGTGACTTTAGCACTTGATAAGCTTTGTTGATATTTTCCATGTTTTTGGACTGTCTTTCATTTATATCAGTCTTGCTTAGCTCAATATATTTTTTCTCTAGCCCATCAAAGCTGATATTGAAAGTTGGTTCAATTTCAAACAATGCAAAATAGTTGCTAGACATGAAAACTCTCTCCACAACCACATTTTCCTTTCTCATTAGGATTTTTGAAAACAAAACCCGATGAAAATTTTTCTTCTACATAATCCATTTCAGAGCCAAGAATAAACATGACGGATTTTGGATCAATCAACACTTTAATTTTTTGGCCATCACTACAGTTTTCTTCAATTATCGACTCTAAAGGACGAGTATCATATGCATATTCAATATCATATTTTAAACCAGAACATCCTTTTTGCTTAATTAGCACTCTTATTCCTATTGCTTCTTCTGATTTCTCAAGGTTAGCATGCTTTTTTTGATCCAATAAATACCTTATCCTTTCTACTGCTTTCGCAGTTATAGTGATAAGTTTTTTATTCTTTTTTACAGTTTCACCTCCGCCTACTTCTTTCATGCTTTAGTTCTCAATGTCCACCTTTATTTTGTTTACTTTGATAATCATGAATAGCGGCCTTTATAGCATCTTCAGCAAGCACCGAACAGTGTATCTTCACTGGAGGTAAAGACAACTCTTCCACTATTTGAGTATTCTTTATCTGTGTTACATCTTGAATAGCTTTTCCTTTTATCATCTCTGTTAACAAAGAACTTGAAGCAATGGCAGAACCACAACCAAAAGTTTTAAATTTTGCATCTTCAATAACACCTTTGTCATTGACCTTTATCTGCAATTTCATTACATCACCGCACGACGGTGCACCAACTAAACCAGTACCAACATTTGGATCATTTTTATCCAGAGAGCCAACATTCCTTGGATTTTCGTAATGATCTAAAATTTTCTCATTATAACTCATAAAATTACCTATAAACTGCTATTTTACATTATAACACATTTAGGTTGAAAACTAAAGTAAATACAACGTTTTACGTGTATTTTACTTTCAGAATGCATGTAAAACGAGTGTTTAACTTTACAAATACACATAATACGTGTATTTCTTTACAACCAGCGTCTCTATGTTGTCATTAAGTTTATAATTTTAAAAGGAGCATTCCCTTGAGTTTATTTGGTAACCTTTATAAAGGCCTGTTAAAAACTTCTTCTCGCTTTAGCGACGGGGTGAAAAGTATTTTTTCTGGCAAAAAAAAATTAGATCAGTCGCTTTTAGATGAGCTAGAAGAATTGCTAATTAGCATGGATATTGGTCATAAGACTTCTAAGTTGATTATCGATAGGCTCACAAGCATCAAATTTGACAAGGAAGTTGAGTATAATATTATCACGCAGCAGTTAATGAACGAGATAGAAGCCATATTAAACCCTGTCGTGCAACCGTTAATTTTGAACAAAAAACCACATATAATAATGGTATGCGGAGTAAACGGTAACGGTAAAACCACAACTATAGGTAAGCTCGCATATAAATATAAGGAAATGGGAAAATCCGTTATGCTTGTTGCATGCGACACATTTAGAGCTGCTGCTAGTGAACAATTAAACATTTGGGCAGAACGTTCTGATTGCTTGATTGTTACTGGAGAGTATGGTAGCGACTCTGCAAGTGTGGCATATAGAGCTGTAAGTCAAGCTATAAAAGATAACGTTGATGTTGTTCTAATTGACACAGCAGGAAGGCTGCAAAATAATGTGAACCTTATGGAGGAGTTATCAAAAATATATAGAACGATAAAGAAATTGGATGACACTGCCCCTCATGACGTTATTTTAGTTCTTGATGCAACTACCGGCCAAAATGCTTATAGCCAATTAGAGGCATTTAGTAAGATAGTTAATGTTACCGGGCTAATCGTAACAAAGCTAGATGGCACCGCTAAGGGAGGAGTGGTAATTGGACTTGCAGAAGCTTATAAGATAAAGTTACATGCTGTAGGAATTGGCGAAAATATAGAGGACTTGAGGGAGTTTACTAGTAAAGAATTTGCTGAAGCATTATTTAATTGTAATTAAAGACTTCTCTTAATTCCCTTACGTGACCAAGCTTGATTATCTCAATATCGTGAGAAGAGTAATTACCATTTTTAGGCATAATTGCTTTTTTGAATCCTAACTTTTGTGCTTCTTTTAGTCTGAGATCAGCATGCGAGATGTTCCTAATTTCTCCTGAAAGTGCAACTTCACCGCAGATTATTGAAGAAGTTGGCAGCGGTAAATTTACTACACTTGAAATAAGGGAAGCAGCAACAGCAAGATCAGCCGATGGTTCCTGTATTTTGAGTCCCCCTGCAATGTTTAGGTATACCTCTTTATCATGCAAAAACATTTTGCAACGAGCATTTAGCACCGCGATGATCATAGCCAATCTATTAATATCCCACCCAACTACTGCCCTTCTTGGGGTTGCCATATTAGTCCCTGCTATTAATGCTTGCACTTCCATTAAAATTGTTCTTGAACCTTCAATTCCTGCAAATACGGCGCTGCCAACTACTTCTCTGTCATGGGCCATCAGAAACAATGATGATGGGTTATCAACAGGTACAAGTCCTGCTTCAGACATCTCAAAAACACCAATTTCATTTGCAGGGCCAAATCTATTTTTGATAGTACGTAAAATGCGGTATTGATTGCTATTTTCACCTTCAAAATATAATACCGTATCCACCATATGCTCCAAAGTTTTAGGTCCAGCTATTTGTCCATCCTTAGTTATATGACCAACTATTAAGAGAGAAATACCATATTGTTTCGCAAGAATGGTTAATTCATGAGCGCAAGTGCGGACCTGAGTTACAGTTCCTGGTGCTGATGTAATTCTGCTATCATAGATTGTTTGTATAGAGTCGATTACTAAGAATTTAATACTTTTATTTTCCTTTATTGTTGCTACTACATCAGTTAAAGACACTGTAGATAAAAGCTTAATTTTAGGTTCATTTATCTTAAGACGCTTTGCTCTGAGACTCACTTGCTCTAAAGATTCCTCGCCGGATACATAAAGACATTCAAAAGAGGAAAGTTGCACAACATTAGCTGCAATTCTAAGCAAAAGGGTGGATTTCCCAATTCCAGGTTCGCCTCCAATTAAAATGCTAGCACCTTGAACGATACCCCCACCAAAAACTCTATCTAATTCTTCTATGCCTGTTAAAAAACGATTTGGAATGATAATTTCGCTACCCGATAACGTCTTTATTAAAATTGGTGCAGATATACTTCTTTTGCCCGTTTTTACTGCTATTTCTTCAACAACTGTATCCCAATTGTCACATGCGATGCACTTCCCTACCCATCTACCAGTGCTATGACCACAGGATTGACATACATATACAGTTTTCATCAAAGCCAAAATTATTTTGTTGTGATTGTAATAAAAATTAGCTGAATAGGCGAGGTGAATCTATAGCTAACCCAAGAAAGGTTTTCCTACGTCATACCGCGATTCATTCCACAACTGTATGAACATTCATTTTTGAAGGTAAATTGCACAGCAAATGGTGTCATTCCAGTGCTTGGCACTGGAATCCAGCCTTTATTATGCAGCCACTTGGTTGAAATTAAGTTTTCTGGATCCCAGTGGGCCTTGTTGCATCACACTTTATGAGATGGTGATTTATGGTAAATTCATGTAATTATCTCAAATTTAGCCATACCAATATCAGTGAATTTATTGAGCAAATAGCATTTGATTAGCAGTTCTTTTTCTTGATTTATCTCAGATTTATTCCTAAAACTAAATCCAAATATTTGCTTTAATCTTGAGAAAAACCCTTCAACATAAGCCATAATTTACTTCTTTTTTCCATTCTTTCATGCCATCTTCACCGTATAATTTTATTAACCTAATGGCAGCATTCCTGTCAGACATATAATCTATTTCTGGATGTTCTGCCGCATTGTTTATTGGTGGAATTTTTGCCTTTATATCATATTCATTACACAACTTTGTGCCTATCATATGCCCTATCTGCATATAGTGCTTTTATGGCATGAACTTCTTTTAGCAAATCACAAGCTCCATAGTGATCAGACCGTTACTGTATTTTGCAGCTATGGCTTTTTTGCTGCTTATATTCAACATTACGTGTAGTTTCTTTACTTGCTCATAGCCACGATATTTATCTGTCAGTGCTATTTTCCTTGCTGTGGCCAGGAGTGTTGTTATAAATGCTGATGCTTGTGCTATCTATAGCAATTTCGATATCTTCCATGTTATTTTTATCAACTCTGCAATCATTGATCTTAATATCAAGTTTCTTTTGATGCTTGTGAATAGCTGATAACTGCCAAATCTCTTCCTATTTGTTGCAAATATCCTTTTATAAACCCCACCGTTTGTCTTAAGCCAATTCTAAAGAGACTGGTGATTATATGCACCAAAATCACAACTTTATCACTATAAATATAGTTGCCGCCTTGCATTTTTGGACTATTTTCATACCAATTTTCGATAGCTTCATCGATGTAACGAAAAATATTTCCCCTTTTTTCAAGGAATTTGTTATATTCGTTTTGGTTGCTGACTTTCATTTTGACTGACATATTTTTCCTTTGTCGGTTAAATGGCTATTTTATAATGAATTTTGTCAGTAGCCACCAGATTTTTTCGGTTGCTATGCAACAAACCCATCCCAGTGTCAAGCACTGGGATGATAAGAAGAGGGTACTTGGATAAGAGGCATTGCCCTCCTGGTAGGCCCAAATTGCAATGTCCGTACAGTTATGGATTCATTCGCGGTATAGATTCCGCTAACGAGTAGCGGAATGACGAATTTGTTGTTTTTCAAATTGTAGGTAAACCTAAGCCACTTTAGCTATATATAATAGAATTTCGCTTTCTACTATCTTTCCAGTTGTTTTATACATAATTCTCGAATTTTGAAAATTTGCTCCATATCTAATTTCTCACTTGTATAAAATTTGTTTTCTTACTTCGAGACCTAATCTACCATAACTTTAATATGGCGTTTCTTTCCTGCAGATAATTTTATAAATGACCGACCTTTGAAGCTCTCGAAATTTATTACATGATCAATATTGTTTACAACATTATCATTAATCTTGCATCCGTTGCCCTGTATTAAACGCTTTGCAGCGCCTTTTGAAGGTTCAAAACCGGTGTCATGTAGTAGGTCTACTAAGGATATGCCGCTTGCAACTTGTTCTTTTTTTATGATGTAATCAGGAAGTAGTGAGCTATCTTCATTCTCAAAAGCAGAAATTGCAGCAAATTGTGCAAGTTCCGCTTCTTTGTCACCATGACATATTTTTGTCACTTCTGTTGCCAAGACCTTTTTTGCTTCATTTGTTTCCTGATCTTTTAAAGACTCTAATTTTCTAATCTCATCAATTGGCACATCAGTGAGTAATCTTAAAAAACGTCCAACATCTTGATCATCAACGTTGCGAAAATATTGCCAGTAGTCGTAAGGCTTTAGCATATTATCATCAAGCCACACTGCTCCACTTTCAGTTTTGCCCATTTTTACCCCTTGAGCATTCAATAAAAGAGGGGCAGTAAGGCCAAACAGCTCAGGTAAATTCAACTTTTTTCCAAGTTCAATTCCGTTTACTATATTTCCCCACTGGTCTGAACCTCCAATCTGCAGACGACAATCATATTTTTTGTTTAATTCAGTAAAGTCGTAAGCTTGCAATAGCATGTAATTAAATTCCAAAAAGCTTAAGGTTTGCTCTCTATCTAGCCTGGTTTTCACACTATCAAAACTTAGCATACGATTTACAGAAAAATAAGCTCCTATATCACGCAAAAAATCTATGTATTTTATGTTATCCAACCAATCTGCGTTATTTACTATCATTGCACCAGTCTTGCTGTCATTAAAAGACACCATTTTCTCTAATATTCTTCTTATACTGGATGTATTTTGATTGATGTTCTCTACGGGCAAGATGCTTCTTGTTTTATCTTTGAAGGATGGGTCACCAATTTTTGTTGTGCCACCTCCAAGTAGGACTATCGGCTTATAACCAAATTTTTGCAGGTGAAGGAGCATCATAATCTGAATTAGGTGACCAGCATGAAGACTTGGTGCTGTGCAATCAAACCCAATGTATGCAACTATATAATTGCTCTGCAATAATAACTGATCTAGTCCTTCAATGTTTGTGCATTGGTATAGGTACCCTCTTTCTTGGATAAAATTTAAAAATTCAGATTTGTGTTTCATTTTATAAACCCCAGCCTATCCTGTCATTAATGCCGAAGGTAACCCTAATAGAGAAGGATGTCATCCCAGTGCCCAGACACTGGGATCCAGAAAACTTAATTATAAACAAGCACACTATACAACGTTTTCGATGAAATTGCATGAAAAACTGGATTCCAGTGTCAAGCACTGGAATGACACCACCTGTGCAGGAGTTGCCTTCAAAATTACAACGTTTGTGCAGTTGTGCACCAGCTATCCAGGCAATCAGTTCCATAACTCTTCTATTTTATAATACTCCCTTACTTCTGGCCTGAATATGTGAACCATTATGCCTTGAAAATTTAAAACCACCCAATTGCCTTCATCCATACCTTCTACATCTATTTTATCATGTGGCTTGAGGCTTTTTATTACGTGCTCAGCTAAAGCTTTAACGTGACGGCTTGAATCACCAGATGCAATAATCATATATTTTGCAATAACGGTTTTATTCTGCACATCAAAAGTTACTATATCATAACCTTTATTTTGATCTATTATCTCTTCAATTGTACTTCTTATCGATTCCATATCGCTAAGCATTGTTTACAGGTTATATGACTCATTTATAATTATATACTCAAAATTTCTAAATATGAACTATTTTCAACGCAACTGCTTGTTAAAGGTATTACCTGCATCTATTTTATCATCATGTTTTTAGCATGTACAATGTATATACTTTTATATATAATTGAAAATAGCTTTTTACTAGTATTCATTACGGGCAAGACTCTCATCTACTTAATCGGCTTTCCAGGTAGTGGTAAGTTTACTACTGCAAAGGAACTGTGTAAAATCATTGGTGCAGTAATAGTAAGCAATAATCTATTCAATAATATTATATTTGATATTGTTAAATTACAGAATACTGAAGTTCCAGATGATCTGTGGGAAAAAATTTTTGCAGTTAGGGAAAATGTATTAGCAATACTGGAAAAACACTACGTAAAATCAAAACATTATATATTTACAAATGAATTGATAGAGGGTGATCCCTATGACCAAAGATTATATAACTCAGTGGTAAATTTAAGTAAAAAAATGGGCATGGAAGTTTTTTCTGTAGTATTACATTGTAATAATGAAAAACTAGTGAGACGTGTCCAATCAGAAGAGAGATATCAGGAAAATAAAATTACTGATCCGGATTTTGCTATAAAGAAAATTGAAGGGAAAAGGCTATTTATACCTGAGGGTTCGCTTGAAATTGACAACTCAAACTTAAGTGCAAAGGAAGTTGCAAAGAAAATTGTTGAAGAGATGAAGAAAGAAAAAAATGGAAAATTAATTAAAACTTCTGTAACAAATCATTTAAAAACAGAGCGTACTCGTGGTTGAGCAGAAAGATAAGTATCGTTCCTGTGTTGGCATAATGCTATTTAACGAACAAGGACATGTCTTCATTGGAAAACGCTTTGATAGCGACTCTTACTGGCAGATGCCACAAGGAGGTGTTGATGATGGTGAGGAACTGGAACAAGCAGCGTTACGTGAGTTGCTAGAGGAAGTTGGCACTAATAAAGTAAAGGTTATAACTAAAAGCAAGGATTGGATATACTACAACTTGCCTGAAGAAGTTATACCAATATGCTGGAATGGAAAATATTCTGGTCAAAAGCAAAGGTGGTTCTTAATGAAGTTTTGCGGAGAGGATGAGGATATTGATATTAATTATACTGATCATCCAGAGTTCAAAGAGTGGCGTTGGCAAGGTATAGATAGTTTAGTAGCCAGTGCTATATCATTTAAAAAAGAAGTTTATAAAACAGTGATAGAAGAGTTTTCTTCTATAATAAAAGCCTCAACAATAAGCTCATGATAATAGATTCTCATTGCCACTTGATTTATTTTTTCGATGATGAAATACCAAAAGTAATTTCAAGGGCAGAGAAAAATGGTGTAAAGGTTTTGCATAACATATGCGTAAGCATTGACGATGTTCC is part of the Wolbachia endosymbiont (group A) of Anomoia purmunda genome and harbors:
- the lepB gene encoding signal peptidase I — translated: MEELSKNWVIRTGRFLSSLFFLLLIALSIRSFLFEPFYIPSGSMKSTLLEGDYIFTSKYSYGYSKHSFPFSPNIFSGRIFYTPPKRGDIVVFKPTRNDSIRFVKRVIGTPGDKVQMIEGELYLNDQKVERRQIESFFDYESNRNIPRYIETLLSGKEHEILVDNISNKLSYNTPVYYVPNDQFFVMGDNRNNSLDSRFPEVGFVPMENIIGRVSIVGLSFKLGKVDWLPFNFRLPVALRLNRVLHKVV
- a CDS encoding Hsp70 family protein, which encodes MQPIQISEPNSNEVVFGIDLGTTNSLIAMVNKAGNVEIFKDEQGRELLPSALSYENNTLKTGYDVGQNAIYSIKRLMGKSVEELNKEGVNFEIDHESEKVIRIKCAEEKYLTPVEISAEILKALRERVKKSKGLEVKKAVITVPAYFDDSARNATKYAARLAGIEVLRLVNEPTAAALSYSIEKNNNSGIYAVYDLGGGTFDISILKLHQGVFQVLAVGGDTKLGGDDFDHLLSSIVLNKYREKIGYQYLSKESAYLDVIQVADTGIQEEKDMWIPVSSTGMTTLIESRIVKEYLSENTSGIFEFNIRPYPVIPVRDTGIQEEKNMWISASRAEMTSNRVVSGELFKCEITREEFEQAISPLVNRTINIVTRTISDVDLKIDDIRGVILVGGATRTPLVQNSLVKLFGNKVLNDVDPDKAVAIGAALQAHDLTSSSKDRNILLDVLPLSLGIETMGGIVEKIIPRNTPLPVSEIKEFTTYVDRQTAMKIHVCQGEREMIEDNKSLAQFELKGIPPLPAGSARIEIEFTVNVDGILTVTAREKTTGIEQTVEVNSSFGLSEADVQNMVNQSINSFDEDMKARSLAGAKINGNKLIHLVENNNNFSTDQKLKNLLQNAKNALQGNDLNEINNAIAELENSSLELCELTNR
- a CDS encoding iron-sulfur cluster co-chaperone HscB C-terminal domain-containing protein, with amino-acid sequence MSSNYFALFEIEPTFNISFDGLEKKYIELSKTDINERQSKNMENINKAYQVLKSPLERAEHLLNLFGVAKDHPNSEILNESMEIREYLLECDDLQFASRMIDEKIKDCVKNLINTFAVKNFDGAATQVLRLKYLYKSFEEVKKNATNSNF
- a CDS encoding HesB/IscA family protein gives rise to the protein MKEVGGGETVKKNKKLITITAKAVERIRYLLDQKKHANLEKSEEAIGIRVLIKQKGCSGLKYDIEYAYDTRPLESIIEENCSDGQKIKVLIDPKSVMFILGSEMDYVEEKFSSGFVFKNPNEKGKCGCGESFHV
- the iscU gene encoding Fe-S cluster assembly scaffold IscU, which encodes MSYNEKILDHYENPRNVGSLDKNDPNVGTGLVGAPSCGDVMKLQIKVNDKGVIEDAKFKTFGCGSAIASSSLLTEMIKGKAIQDVTQIKNTQIVEELSLPPVKIHCSVLAEDAIKAAIHDYQSKQNKGGH
- the ftsY gene encoding signal recognition particle-docking protein FtsY; the protein is MSLFGNLYKGLLKTSSRFSDGVKSIFSGKKKLDQSLLDELEELLISMDIGHKTSKLIIDRLTSIKFDKEVEYNIITQQLMNEIEAILNPVVQPLILNKKPHIIMVCGVNGNGKTTTIGKLAYKYKEMGKSVMLVACDTFRAAASEQLNIWAERSDCLIVTGEYGSDSASVAYRAVSQAIKDNVDVVLIDTAGRLQNNVNLMEELSKIYRTIKKLDDTAPHDVILVLDATTGQNAYSQLEAFSKIVNVTGLIVTKLDGTAKGGVVIGLAEAYKIKLHAVGIGENIEDLREFTSKEFAEALFNCN
- the radA gene encoding DNA repair protein RadA, coding for MKTVYVCQSCGHSTGRWVGKCIACDNWDTVVEEIAVKTGKRSISAPILIKTLSGSEIIIPNRFLTGIEELDRVFGGGIVQGASILIGGEPGIGKSTLLLRIAANVVQLSSFECLYVSGEESLEQVSLRAKRLKINEPKIKLLSTVSLTDVVATIKENKSIKFLVIDSIQTIYDSRITSAPGTVTQVRTCAHELTILAKQYGISLLIVGHITKDGQIAGPKTLEHMVDTVLYFEGENSNQYRILRTIKNRFGPANEIGVFEMSEAGLVPVDNPSSLFLMAHDREVVGSAVFAGIEGSRTILMEVQALIAGTNMATPRRAVVGWDINRLAMIIAVLNARCKMFLHDKEVYLNIAGGLKIQEPSADLAVAASLISSVVNLPLPTSSIICGEVALSGEIRNISHADLRLKEAQKLGFKKAIMPKNGNYSSHDIEIIKLGHVRELREVFNYN
- the tyrS gene encoding tyrosine--tRNA ligase, with product MKHKSEFLNFIQERGYLYQCTNIEGLDQLLLQSNYIVAYIGFDCTAPSLHAGHLIQIMMLLHLQKFGYKPIVLLGGGTTKIGDPSFKDKTRSILPVENINQNTSSIRRILEKMVSFNDSKTGAMIVNNADWLDNIKYIDFLRDIGAYFSVNRMLSFDSVKTRLDREQTLSFLEFNYMLLQAYDFTELNKKYDCRLQIGGSDQWGNIVNGIELGKKLNLPELFGLTAPLLLNAQGVKMGKTESGAVWLDDNMLKPYDYWQYFRNVDDQDVGRFLRLLTDVPIDEIRKLESLKDQETNEAKKVLATEVTKICHGDKEAELAQFAAISAFENEDSSLLPDYIIKKEQVASGISLVDLLHDTGFEPSKGAAKRLIQGNGCKINDNVVNNIDHVINFESFKGRSFIKLSAGKKRHIKVMVD
- the rsfS gene encoding ribosome silencing factor; its protein translation is MLSDMESIRSTIEEIIDQNKGYDIVTFDVQNKTVIAKYMIIASGDSSRHVKALAEHVIKSLKPHDKIDVEGMDEGNWVVLNFQGIMVHIFRPEVREYYKIEELWN
- a CDS encoding AAA family ATPase, whose protein sequence is MYILLYIIENSFLLVFITGKTLIYLIGFPGSGKFTTAKELCKIIGAVIVSNNLFNNIIFDIVKLQNTEVPDDLWEKIFAVRENVLAILEKHYVKSKHYIFTNELIEGDPYDQRLYNSVVNLSKKMGMEVFSVVLHCNNEKLVRRVQSEERYQENKITDPDFAIKKIEGKRLFIPEGSLEIDNSNLSAKEVAKKIVEEMKKEKNGKLIKTSVTNHLKTERTRG
- a CDS encoding RNA pyrophosphohydrolase, whose translation is MLFNEQGHVFIGKRFDSDSYWQMPQGGVDDGEELEQAALRELLEEVGTNKVKVITKSKDWIYYNLPEEVIPICWNGKYSGQKQRWFLMKFCGEDEDIDINYTDHPEFKEWRWQGIDSLVASAISFKKEVYKTVIEEFSSIIKASTISS